TCATTCCGTCCTGGTGACACTGTTCGTGTACACGCGAAAGTTGTCGAAGGTAACCGTGAACGTATCCAGATTTTTGAAGGTGTTGTTATCGCACGTAAAGGTGCTGGTATCTCAGAAAACTACACAGTTCGTAAAATCTCTAACGGTGTAGGTGTTGAGCGTATCTTCCCAATCCACACTCCACGTGTTGAAAAGATCGAAGTTGTTCGTTACGGTAAAGTACGTCGTGCGAAATTGTACTACTTGCGTGCTCTTCAAGGTAAAGCAGCTCGTATCAAAGAAATCCGTCGTTAATTCGACTAAAAAACTCTGCTTTTTCAGCAGAGTTTTTATCTAGCTCCCTTAGTTCAATGGATATAACAACTCCCTCCTAAGGAGTAGTTGCAGGTTCGATTCCTGCAGGGGGCATATAAACTATTGATTTTAATAGGTGTTTGAGGTGTTTCGCCCCAAATTCGCCCCTAATTACAAGAATTATATAAAGTGTTGACATAGGTTTGATAAGCAACCCCTAGAATTACTTTGACAAATTATCATGAATTATAAAATTTGGAGTACTAATGGTCGATAAAGATTTTTCTTTTGATAAGA
Above is a genomic segment from Streptococcus mitis containing:
- the rplS gene encoding 50S ribosomal protein L19 (this protein is located at the 30S-50S ribosomal subunit interface and may play a role in the structure and function of the aminoacyl-tRNA binding site) translates to MNPLIQSLTEGQLRTDIPSFRPGDTVRVHAKVVEGNRERIQIFEGVVIARKGAGISENYTVRKISNGVGVERIFPIHTPRVEKIEVVRYGKVRRAKLYYLRALQGKAARIKEIRR